In one Bradyrhizobium cosmicum genomic region, the following are encoded:
- a CDS encoding adenylate/guanylate cyclase domain-containing protein, with protein sequence MAGAKDKTRFLREGLFAKYVVSLVGLVVFVLAVNGAMETWISYRATKTQLTDGLEDKAQGAARRIEQSISELERQISWVTRASQDTLEKRRADYAALLHQVSVVNQLFQLNGDGREVLRVSRQSTTTGGNADLSRDMRFTDTVARGVSYAPAWFVDRTPMMSISVAHSGFNAGVTVAEIDLGFLSDFLSDAQVGKAAFAYVVDPRGRVLASSSKGPDVGKDLSKLPQVAAAIAPGRAPDTSGTDFNGHSVMSAASTVPKLGWSVMFEQPTTQALMPIRDQLVRIALLIGMGLLVAILAGTLLARRMIIPITALRDGAHKLGEGDFSHRIDVHTSDELEDLAGQFNRMADQIQETYSNLETKVDERTRDLAQSINELKVLEEVGRAVASSLDLNAVLPTIAARAIEITHADAVLIYGYDAATRRFNLVESNGIDKSADGAHVTIDEGENILSDAAGSGEPIALADLDQAAGQPLRDVAVDAGFHSVLVVPLVDQQGTLGSLVVLRRASGEFAASIIGLMRTFANQAVLAMRNARLFTEVDHKGRELAAANETVRAQADKLRVQTEQLKDWNKSLEERVETQLGEIERIRKLERFLAPQVAQLIASSDSPEGLLTSQRREVTVVFCDLRGFTAFTEATEPEEAMNVLREYHAALGTLIFKYEGTLDKYAGDGVMILFNAPIQFEDHTKRAVKMAVEMRDTIGPLTERWRNRGHSLGFGIGIALGYATLGQVGFEQRLEYAAIGSVTNLASRLCGEAKPNQIVVSRRVYGIVEQWVEARALDDLQLKGFNHPVLAMEILNWREEVENVVDAAAAARRRG encoded by the coding sequence ATGGCGGGAGCGAAAGACAAGACACGGTTTCTGCGCGAGGGCCTGTTCGCCAAATACGTCGTCTCCCTCGTCGGCCTCGTCGTGTTCGTGCTCGCCGTCAACGGCGCGATGGAGACCTGGATCTCCTATCGCGCCACCAAGACCCAGCTGACCGACGGGCTCGAGGACAAAGCGCAAGGAGCCGCAAGGCGGATCGAGCAGTCGATCTCCGAACTCGAGCGCCAGATCAGCTGGGTGACGCGGGCGAGCCAGGACACGCTGGAGAAGCGGCGCGCCGACTACGCCGCGCTGCTGCACCAGGTCTCGGTCGTCAACCAGCTGTTCCAGCTCAACGGCGACGGACGCGAGGTGCTGCGCGTCTCGCGCCAGTCGACCACGACCGGCGGCAACGCCGACCTGTCCCGCGACATGCGCTTCACCGACACGGTCGCCCGCGGCGTCAGCTATGCGCCGGCCTGGTTCGTCGACCGGACGCCGATGATGTCGATCTCGGTGGCGCATTCCGGCTTCAACGCCGGCGTCACCGTGGCCGAGATCGACCTCGGCTTCCTCTCCGACTTCCTGTCCGACGCCCAGGTCGGCAAGGCTGCCTTCGCCTACGTGGTCGATCCGCGCGGCCGCGTGCTGGCGAGTTCGTCGAAGGGGCCCGATGTCGGCAAGGATCTGTCGAAGCTGCCGCAGGTGGCGGCCGCGATCGCGCCGGGGCGCGCGCCCGACACATCGGGCACCGATTTCAACGGCCATTCGGTGATGAGCGCCGCCAGCACCGTACCGAAGCTCGGCTGGAGCGTGATGTTCGAGCAGCCGACCACGCAGGCCCTGATGCCGATCCGCGACCAGCTGGTGCGCATCGCGCTGCTGATCGGGATGGGCCTGCTGGTCGCTATCCTCGCCGGCACGCTGCTCGCCCGCCGCATGATCATCCCGATCACCGCGCTGCGCGACGGCGCGCACAAGCTCGGCGAAGGCGATTTCAGCCACCGCATCGACGTGCATACCTCCGACGAGCTGGAAGACCTCGCCGGTCAGTTCAACCGCATGGCCGACCAGATCCAGGAAACTTATTCGAATCTCGAAACCAAGGTCGACGAGCGCACCCGCGATCTCGCCCAGTCGATCAACGAGCTGAAGGTGCTGGAAGAGGTCGGCCGCGCCGTCGCCTCCTCGCTCGATCTCAACGCCGTGCTGCCGACCATCGCCGCGCGCGCGATCGAGATCACCCATGCCGACGCGGTGCTGATCTACGGCTACGATGCCGCGACGCGCCGCTTCAACCTGGTGGAATCCAACGGCATCGACAAATCGGCCGATGGCGCCCATGTCACCATCGACGAAGGCGAGAACATCCTCAGCGATGCCGCCGGAAGCGGCGAGCCGATCGCGCTGGCCGATCTCGACCAGGCCGCCGGGCAGCCGCTGCGCGACGTCGCGGTCGATGCCGGATTCCACTCGGTGCTGGTGGTGCCGCTGGTGGACCAGCAGGGCACGCTCGGCTCGCTCGTCGTGCTGCGCCGCGCCAGCGGCGAGTTCGCAGCCAGCATCATCGGCCTGATGCGCACCTTTGCCAACCAGGCCGTGCTGGCGATGCGCAACGCGCGGCTGTTCACCGAGGTCGACCACAAGGGCCGCGAGCTCGCGGCCGCGAACGAGACCGTGCGCGCCCAGGCCGACAAGCTGCGCGTGCAGACCGAGCAGCTCAAGGACTGGAACAAGTCGCTGGAGGAGCGTGTCGAGACCCAGCTTGGCGAGATCGAGCGCATCCGCAAGCTCGAGCGCTTCCTGGCGCCGCAGGTGGCGCAGCTGATCGCCTCCTCCGACAGCCCCGAGGGGCTGCTCACCAGCCAGCGCCGCGAAGTGACCGTGGTGTTCTGCGACCTGCGCGGCTTCACCGCCTTCACCGAGGCGACCGAACCGGAAGAGGCGATGAACGTGCTGCGCGAATATCACGCCGCGCTCGGCACGCTGATCTTCAAATACGAGGGCACGCTCGACAAATATGCCGGCGACGGCGTGATGATCCTGTTCAACGCGCCGATCCAGTTCGAGGACCACACCAAGCGCGCCGTGAAGATGGCGGTGGAGATGCGCGACACGATCGGCCCGCTGACCGAGCGCTGGCGCAACCGCGGCCATAGCCTGGGGTTCGGCATCGGCATCGCGCTCGGCTATGCCACGCTCGGCCAGGTCGGCTTCGAGCAGCGGCTGGAATATGCCGCGATCGGCAGCGTCACCAACCTCGCCTCGCGCCTCTGCGGCGAGGCCAAGCCCAACCAGATCGTGGTGAGCCGCCGCGTCTACGGCATCGTCGAGCAATGGGTCGAAGCCCGCGCGCTCGACGATCTCCAGCTCAAGGGATTCAATCATCCCGTGCTGGCGATGGAGATCTTGAACTGGCGCGAGGAAGTGGAGAACGTGGTGGACGCGGCTGCGGCGGCGCGGCGGCGGGGGTAG
- a CDS encoding AsmA family protein → MRAVKFAGAAVAAVIIVIALLLVVGIPSGFLTSTIASRVESATGYRLSIDGTTGISLWPTLNVTLNDLTLQDPKDRSGITRLTIDRVQADMSLSSVWSGRPEISELVVTHPMLYQPLLRERLPNAGGSSKKPLALDTDGVSIGRVKVNDGEVAFARVRDRVEGRISAINADATVGRDRKVTITGTARVGEHPTKFDIKATTPAPPIDRPTVPVEFAIDMPDVLKSQLTGHAEMRLNGDVVMINGVNGRLGDGAFNGWASVDIASKPLVKVDLDFQRLAIPLAKTPDGASGQPWSNAPIDVSGLNYVDAQIRISANEAVIGDARFAPLALDAKLAGGVLKAGTANLGTYGGQVSGEVILDATTGAPSFAMHSDLVGVRALPLLQGLAEFDRIDGKLQAKLALRSAGTSQRALMANMQGTAFVNFQDGAIRGINVAQMIRSLTSGTLSGWQDNQNGSQEQSTDLSQLSASFRIDKGQAVTTDLNLIGPLVRVTGAGTIALDTKMMGFRVEPKLVMTTEGQGRASEPVGFGIPVMITGAWSQPRIYPDMAGMLDNPDAAYAKLREMGKGLFGPDGAGLSNILGSLGLGGSAPGGSSAAPGNVNPQTQQPGQNNLLGGPLGEAIGNLIQQGLSSGSGANAGAATGTGRSRSLPATPTTPAPQASPAPPAQDDPAVAQQDSQPMNDVLRQLFNNR, encoded by the coding sequence ATGAGAGCAGTGAAATTCGCCGGCGCGGCTGTGGCCGCCGTCATCATCGTGATCGCGCTCCTGCTGGTGGTCGGGATTCCCTCGGGCTTCCTGACCTCGACGATCGCGTCGCGGGTCGAGAGCGCGACCGGCTATCGCCTGTCGATCGACGGCACCACCGGGATCAGCCTGTGGCCGACGCTGAACGTCACGCTGAACGACCTCACGTTGCAGGACCCCAAGGACCGCAGCGGCATCACGCGCCTCACGATCGATCGCGTGCAGGCCGACATGTCGCTCTCGAGCGTGTGGTCGGGCCGTCCTGAGATCAGTGAGCTCGTCGTCACCCATCCCATGCTCTACCAGCCGCTGCTGCGCGAGCGCCTGCCGAACGCCGGCGGCTCGTCGAAGAAGCCACTCGCGCTCGACACCGACGGCGTGAGCATCGGTCGCGTCAAGGTCAATGACGGCGAGGTCGCGTTCGCACGCGTGCGCGATCGCGTCGAGGGCCGCATCAGCGCCATCAATGCCGACGCGACCGTTGGCCGCGACCGCAAGGTCACCATCACCGGCACCGCGCGCGTCGGCGAGCACCCGACCAAGTTCGACATCAAGGCGACGACGCCGGCGCCGCCGATCGACCGGCCGACCGTTCCGGTGGAATTCGCCATCGACATGCCCGACGTGCTGAAGTCCCAGCTCACCGGTCATGCCGAGATGCGGCTGAACGGTGACGTCGTGATGATCAACGGCGTCAACGGCCGGCTCGGCGACGGCGCCTTCAACGGCTGGGCCTCGGTGGACATCGCGAGCAAGCCGCTGGTCAAAGTCGATCTCGATTTCCAGCGTCTGGCGATTCCGCTGGCGAAAACGCCCGACGGCGCGTCGGGACAACCCTGGAGCAACGCGCCGATCGACGTGTCCGGGCTCAATTATGTCGACGCGCAAATCAGGATCTCCGCGAACGAGGCCGTGATCGGCGATGCGCGCTTCGCGCCGCTCGCGCTCGACGCGAAGCTCGCCGGCGGCGTGCTGAAGGCCGGCACCGCCAATCTCGGCACCTATGGCGGCCAGGTCTCGGGCGAAGTGATCCTGGACGCGACCACCGGCGCACCGAGCTTTGCCATGCATTCCGATCTCGTCGGCGTGCGCGCACTGCCGCTGCTTCAGGGCCTCGCCGAATTCGACCGGATCGACGGCAAGCTGCAGGCCAAGCTCGCGCTGCGCAGCGCCGGCACCAGCCAGCGCGCACTGATGGCGAACATGCAGGGCACGGCTTTCGTCAATTTCCAGGACGGCGCCATCCGCGGCATCAATGTCGCGCAGATGATCCGCTCGCTGACGTCGGGCACGCTCTCCGGCTGGCAAGACAACCAGAACGGCAGCCAGGAACAGAGCACCGACCTGTCGCAGCTCTCGGCGTCCTTCCGTATCGACAAGGGCCAGGCGGTGACGACCGACCTCAATCTGATCGGGCCGCTGGTGCGCGTCACCGGCGCCGGCACCATCGCGCTCGACACCAAGATGATGGGTTTTCGCGTCGAGCCCAAGCTGGTGATGACGACCGAAGGCCAGGGCCGCGCCTCCGAGCCGGTCGGCTTCGGCATCCCCGTGATGATCACCGGCGCCTGGTCGCAGCCGCGGATCTACCCCGACATGGCCGGCATGCTGGACAATCCGGACGCCGCCTACGCCAAGCTGCGCGAGATGGGCAAGGGCCTGTTCGGTCCCGACGGCGCCGGGCTCAGCAACATTCTGGGCAGCCTCGGCCTCGGCGGCTCCGCGCCGGGTGGCAGCAGTGCCGCTCCCGGCAACGTCAATCCGCAGACACAGCAGCCGGGACAGAACAATCTGCTCGGTGGCCCCTTGGGCGAAGCGATCGGAAACCTGATCCAGCAAGGACTTTCCAGCGGCTCGGGCGCCAACGCCGGCGCCGCGACGGGCACCGGCCGCAGCCGCAGCCTGCCGGCCACGCCGACCACCCCCGCGCCGCAGGCCTCTCCCGCGCCCCCGGCCCAGGATGACCCGGCGGTGGCGCAGCAGGACAGCCAGCCGATGAACGACGTGCTGCGGCAGCTCTTTAACAATCGATGA
- a CDS encoding Crp/Fnr family transcriptional regulator, giving the protein MSKQAEFAVILKMNAMFADLGTDELQRLSNLCHTQHLGNGEVLFQKGDPGDALFGVRRGQVRIETGASDGSRLTLNFMGPGDLFGEVAVLDGQSRTADATAGEASELFVLRREDFLAFLEREPKVAIKIIALLCQRIRWQSERMEESMLQPLPVRLARRLCALAADFGSEVHISQEQLGVFVGAARESVNRQLQTWRKEAILDLQRGRILLRNMTKLTAIARNE; this is encoded by the coding sequence ATGAGCAAGCAGGCCGAATTTGCGGTCATCCTGAAAATGAACGCGATGTTCGCGGATCTCGGCACTGACGAGCTCCAGCGGTTGTCCAATCTCTGCCACACCCAGCATCTGGGGAACGGCGAGGTGCTGTTCCAGAAGGGCGATCCGGGCGATGCGCTGTTCGGCGTACGCCGCGGACAGGTCCGCATCGAGACCGGCGCCTCCGACGGCAGCCGGCTGACGCTGAATTTCATGGGCCCGGGCGATCTGTTCGGCGAGGTCGCGGTGCTGGACGGCCAGAGCCGCACCGCGGACGCGACCGCGGGCGAAGCCAGCGAATTGTTCGTGCTACGGCGCGAAGACTTTCTCGCCTTCCTCGAGCGCGAGCCGAAAGTCGCGATCAAGATCATCGCGCTGCTCTGTCAGCGCATCCGCTGGCAGAGCGAGCGCATGGAGGAATCCATGCTGCAGCCGCTGCCGGTGCGGCTGGCGCGACGGCTCTGCGCGCTCGCGGCCGATTTCGGCTCCGAGGTGCACATCTCGCAGGAGCAACTCGGCGTCTTCGTCGGCGCCGCCCGCGAGAGCGTCAACCGCCAGCTTCAGACCTGGCGCAAGGAAGCGATCCTCGATCTCCAGCGCGGCCGCATCCTGCTGCGGAACATGACCAAGCTGACCGCGATCGCGCGGAACGAGTAA
- a CDS encoding efflux RND transporter permease subunit, protein MALNISAWSIRNPLPSVVFSIILLILGWVSFTKLAVTRLPSADIPVISVAVSQFGAAPAELESQVTKTVEDAVSGVEGVRHITSQITDGLSVTTIQFALETNTDRALNDVKDAVTRVRSNLPQNVTEPLIQRVDVIGLPIVTYAAISPGKTPEQLSYFVDDVVKRALQGVRGVAQVERIGGVEREILVSLDPDRLQAMGLTAVNVSQSLRGTNVDVAGGRAEIGKNDQAIRTLAGAKTLSDLAGTMIPLFGGGEVRIDDLGTVTDTIADRRTFARFNGEPIVALGIKRSKGASDVKVAEAVEKRVAALKAAYPDVDLKVIDTSVEYTKGNYEAAISTLFEGAILAVVIVLLFLRDLRATIIAAISLPLSIFPAFWAMDILGFSLNLVSFLAITLSTGILVDDAIVEIENIVRHMNMGKSPYRAALEAADEIGLAVIAISLTIIAIFAPASFMSGIAGQFFKQFGITVSVQVFFSLLAARFVTPVLAAYFLKHHTHEEPPPGRVLRSYHRIVAWSVKHYFITVLIGFGVFAASIWSITLLPQGFLPAQDSARSLLALELPPGTQLAYTEKVTEDIVARLRKRPEVKSIFVDGGRVPPGTQEVRRAALIINYVPKADRNITQRELEFSISKEMENVPDIRFWFLDENGLRAIALVVTGADANIVNNVASELATQMKRIPIISNVISETSLERPELRVEPRADLAARLGVSTESLSQTIRVATIGDVGPALAKFDVGDRLVPIRVQLEDAARGNLKTLEQLRVPLGEHGEKGGVPLSVIADVKLDQGPTSINRYDRERQATVAADLVGSAALGDATKMIDDLPVKKSLPPGVKVNPSGDAESLAELSSGFATAITAGLMMVYAVLVLLFGTFLQPITILFSLPLSIGGAIAALLVTGKQLTTPVWIGILMLMGIVTKNAIMLVEFAIEAIHAGKPRDEAMIDAGMKRARPIVMTTIAMAAGMMPSALAVGAGGEFRSPMALAVIGGLIFSTILSLVFVPAMFMVMDDLGALIWRFGKRLVVHSEDAETGDHHAAPPVGAAPAGALPAPKSIVHPAAE, encoded by the coding sequence ATGGCTCTCAATATCTCGGCATGGTCGATCCGTAATCCGCTGCCGTCGGTCGTCTTTTCCATCATCCTCCTGATCCTCGGCTGGGTGTCCTTCACCAAGCTCGCGGTGACGCGGCTGCCTTCGGCCGACATTCCGGTGATCTCGGTCGCGGTGTCGCAGTTCGGCGCGGCGCCCGCCGAGCTCGAATCCCAGGTCACCAAGACAGTTGAAGACGCGGTCTCCGGCGTCGAGGGCGTCAGGCACATCACCTCGCAAATTACCGACGGCCTGTCGGTCACCACCATCCAGTTCGCGCTGGAGACCAACACCGACCGCGCGCTCAACGACGTCAAGGACGCGGTGACGCGCGTGCGCTCCAACCTGCCGCAGAACGTCACCGAGCCCCTGATCCAGCGTGTCGACGTCATCGGCCTGCCGATCGTCACCTATGCCGCGATCTCGCCCGGCAAGACGCCGGAACAGCTCTCCTATTTCGTCGACGACGTGGTCAAGCGCGCGCTGCAGGGCGTCCGCGGCGTCGCCCAGGTCGAACGCATCGGCGGCGTCGAGCGCGAGATCCTGGTCTCGCTCGATCCCGACCGCCTGCAGGCGATGGGGCTGACCGCCGTCAACGTCAGCCAGAGCCTGCGCGGCACCAATGTCGACGTCGCCGGCGGCCGCGCCGAGATCGGCAAGAACGACCAGGCGATCCGCACGCTGGCCGGCGCCAAGACGCTGAGCGACCTCGCCGGCACCATGATTCCGCTGTTCGGCGGCGGCGAGGTCCGTATCGACGATCTCGGCACGGTCACCGACACCATCGCGGACCGCCGCACGTTCGCCCGCTTCAACGGCGAGCCGATCGTCGCGCTGGGCATCAAGCGCTCCAAGGGCGCCAGCGACGTGAAGGTCGCCGAGGCCGTCGAGAAGCGCGTCGCCGCGCTGAAAGCCGCCTATCCGGACGTCGACCTCAAGGTGATCGACACATCGGTCGAGTACACCAAGGGCAATTACGAGGCGGCTATCTCGACCCTGTTCGAAGGCGCCATCCTCGCCGTCGTCATCGTGCTGCTGTTCCTGCGCGATTTGCGCGCAACCATCATCGCCGCGATCTCGCTGCCGCTGTCGATCTTCCCGGCCTTCTGGGCGATGGACATTCTCGGCTTCTCGCTCAACCTCGTCAGCTTCCTCGCCATCACCCTGTCGACAGGTATCCTCGTCGACGACGCCATCGTCGAGATCGAGAACATCGTCCGGCACATGAATATGGGCAAGTCGCCCTACCGTGCCGCGCTCGAGGCTGCCGACGAGATCGGCCTCGCCGTCATCGCGATCTCGCTGACCATCATCGCGATCTTCGCGCCCGCGAGTTTCATGTCCGGCATCGCCGGACAGTTCTTCAAGCAGTTCGGCATCACCGTGTCGGTGCAGGTGTTCTTCTCGCTGCTCGCGGCGCGCTTCGTCACGCCGGTGCTGGCCGCCTATTTCCTCAAGCACCATACGCATGAAGAGCCGCCGCCCGGCCGCGTGTTGCGGTCCTATCACAGGATCGTGGCCTGGTCGGTAAAACACTACTTCATCACGGTGCTGATCGGCTTCGGTGTCTTCGCCGCCTCGATCTGGAGCATTACGCTGCTGCCGCAGGGCTTCCTGCCGGCGCAGGACAGCGCACGTTCGCTGCTTGCCCTCGAGCTGCCGCCGGGCACTCAGCTCGCCTATACCGAAAAGGTCACCGAGGACATCGTCGCGCGCCTGCGCAAGCGGCCCGAGGTCAAGAGCATCTTCGTCGACGGCGGGCGCGTTCCACCGGGAACCCAGGAAGTCCGGCGCGCCGCCTTGATCATCAACTACGTTCCCAAGGCCGACCGCAACATCACCCAGCGCGAGCTCGAATTCTCGATCAGCAAGGAGATGGAGAACGTTCCCGACATCCGCTTCTGGTTCCTCGACGAAAACGGGCTGCGTGCGATCGCGCTCGTGGTCACCGGTGCCGACGCCAACATCGTGAACAACGTCGCGAGCGAACTTGCGACGCAGATGAAGCGGATTCCGATCATCTCCAATGTGATCTCGGAAACCTCCCTGGAGCGCCCGGAGCTGCGCGTCGAGCCGCGCGCCGATCTCGCCGCGCGGCTCGGCGTCTCGACCGAAAGTCTGTCACAGACCATCCGTGTCGCAACCATCGGCGACGTCGGCCCTGCGCTCGCCAAATTCGATGTCGGCGACCGCCTGGTGCCGATCCGCGTGCAGCTCGAGGATGCCGCGCGCGGCAATCTCAAGACGCTCGAGCAGCTGCGCGTCCCGCTCGGCGAGCACGGCGAGAAGGGTGGCGTGCCGCTCTCGGTGATCGCCGACGTCAAGCTCGACCAGGGTCCGACCAGCATCAACCGCTACGACCGTGAGCGACAGGCCACCGTCGCCGCGGACCTCGTCGGCTCCGCCGCGCTCGGCGATGCCACGAAGATGATCGACGATCTGCCGGTGAAGAAGAGCCTGCCACCGGGCGTGAAGGTGAATCCCTCGGGTGACGCCGAAAGCCTGGCCGAGTTGTCGAGCGGTTTCGCTACCGCGATCACGGCTGGCTTGATGATGGTCTATGCGGTGCTCGTGCTGCTGTTCGGCACCTTCCTGCAGCCGATCACCATCCTGTTCTCGCTGCCGCTCTCGATCGGCGGCGCGATCGCGGCCCTGCTCGTCACCGGCAAGCAGCTCACCACGCCGGTCTGGATCGGCATCCTGATGCTGATGGGCATCGTAACCAAGAACGCGATCATGCTGGTGGAGTTCGCCATCGAAGCGATTCACGCCGGCAAGCCGCGCGATGAAGCGATGATCGACGCCGGCATGAAGCGCGCCCGCCCGATCGTGATGACCACGATCGCGATGGCCGCCGGCATGATGCCGAGCGCCCTCGCCGTCGGCGCCGGCGGCGAGTTCCGCTCGCCGATGGCCCTCGCGGTGATCGGCGGCCTGATCTTCTCGACCATCCTGTCGCTGGTATTCGTGCCCGCGATGTTCATGGTGATGGACGATCTCGGCGCCCTGATCTGGCGCTTCGGCAAGCGCCTGGTCGTGCACAGCGAGGACGCCGAGACCGGCGATCATCACGCGGCCCCGCCCGTCGGCGCGGCGCCCGCGGGAGCGCTGCCCGCGCCGAAGAGCATCGTGCACCCCGCGGCGGAGTAA
- a CDS encoding efflux RND transporter periplasmic adaptor subunit: MNVSDYLKPAGTVVFVVALGVGYYLFEHRHRPEAKETPGEALVIVTKSTNACFSDLVRVTGFFVPRREAVVVADQEGSRVTDLFVTEGAMVTDNQELARLTAPPQIPGQPQRPGPQGPVSLKAPAPGLVTEVRTIVGAPASPQAGPMFRIAVNNEIELDAQVPAVHMPKLSPGATVRISRDDAPDLIGRVRLVAPEIDRATQLGRVRISVTNNPSLKVGVFARASIDAKRSCGVAVPKTAIDHLIVQVVKGNTIETRKVRVGLSSDSATEILEGLDVGDIVVADAGSSLHDGDQIKTMFADELDRTRVR, from the coding sequence ATGAACGTCTCCGACTATCTCAAGCCTGCCGGAACCGTAGTGTTCGTCGTTGCGCTCGGCGTCGGCTATTATCTGTTCGAGCATCGGCATCGCCCCGAGGCGAAGGAAACGCCGGGCGAGGCGCTCGTCATTGTGACGAAATCGACCAATGCCTGCTTCTCCGACCTGGTCCGGGTCACCGGCTTTTTCGTGCCGCGCCGCGAGGCCGTGGTCGTCGCCGACCAGGAAGGCTCCAGGGTCACCGACCTCTTCGTCACAGAGGGCGCCATGGTCACCGACAACCAGGAACTGGCACGCCTGACGGCGCCACCGCAGATCCCGGGCCAGCCGCAGCGGCCTGGTCCGCAAGGCCCGGTCTCGCTGAAGGCACCTGCGCCGGGGCTCGTCACCGAAGTTCGCACCATCGTCGGCGCGCCCGCCTCACCGCAGGCCGGCCCGATGTTCCGCATCGCCGTCAACAACGAGATCGAGCTCGACGCCCAGGTCCCCGCCGTGCACATGCCCAAGCTCAGCCCCGGCGCGACCGTGCGCATCAGCCGCGACGACGCGCCCGACCTGATCGGACGGGTCCGGCTGGTTGCGCCGGAGATCGACCGCGCCACCCAGCTCGGCCGCGTCCGCATCAGCGTCACCAACAATCCGTCGCTGAAGGTCGGCGTGTTCGCCCGTGCCTCGATCGACGCCAAGCGGAGCTGCGGCGTCGCGGTCCCCAAGACCGCGATCGACCATCTCATCGTGCAGGTCGTCAAAGGCAACACGATCGAGACGCGCAAGGTGCGGGTCGGACTGTCGTCCGACAGCGCGACCGAAATTCTGGAAGGGCTCGACGTCGGCGACATCGTCGTGGCCGACGCCGGCTCTTCGCTCCATGACGGCGACCAGATCAAGACCATGTTCGCCGATGAACTCGATCGCACGCGGGTACGCTGA
- a CDS encoding OmpA family protein — protein sequence MRSAARGLTAILSIMAIGAALSLPASPAFAGDDGNSKNVTEDEIVRALAPPPKKPLTRGLSIAPQADPAPSASETKLIQSVRGRSTRSLSSTEREEIASAAKDKPNIDLEITFDYNSANISAKSLASVQALGRALTSPDLKGSTFVVAGHTDAAGGESYNQDLSERRADSIKRYLVDKYSISATDLVTVGYGKSKLKDPSQPMAEVNRRVQVVNMENKTTASK from the coding sequence ATGAGATCGGCTGCAAGAGGACTTACCGCAATCCTGTCCATCATGGCCATCGGCGCCGCGCTGTCGCTGCCGGCCTCCCCCGCATTCGCCGGCGACGACGGCAACAGCAAGAACGTCACCGAGGACGAGATCGTCCGCGCACTGGCGCCGCCGCCGAAGAAACCACTGACCCGCGGCCTCTCGATTGCCCCGCAGGCCGATCCCGCGCCGAGTGCATCCGAGACCAAGCTGATCCAGTCGGTGCGCGGCCGTTCGACGCGCTCGCTGTCGTCGACCGAGCGCGAGGAGATCGCCTCGGCCGCAAAGGACAAGCCGAACATCGATCTCGAAATCACCTTCGACTACAACTCGGCCAATATCAGCGCGAAGTCGCTGGCTTCGGTGCAGGCGCTCGGCCGCGCGCTGACCAGCCCCGACCTGAAGGGCTCGACCTTCGTGGTTGCCGGCCACACCGACGCCGCCGGCGGCGAGAGCTACAATCAGGACCTGTCGGAGCGCCGCGCGGATTCGATCAAGCGCTACCTCGTCGACAAGTACAGCATCTCGGCGACAGATCTGGTCACCGTCGGCTACGGCAAGAGCAAGCTGAAGGACCCGAGCCAGCCGATGGCGGAGGTCAATCGCCGCGTGCAGGTCGTCAACATGGAAAACAAGACCACCGCATCGAAGTAA